Proteins co-encoded in one Candidatus Bathyarchaeota archaeon genomic window:
- a CDS encoding H/ACA RNA-protein complex protein Gar1, translating to MKKSKKSKVLYTAGKVLTISKQGRVILKLGEHVPRLGERVYDRNLKYIGVVVDVIGNVKSPYAVIRPLSSKDLRGLVDETLYFRG from the coding sequence TTGAAGAAGTCTAAAAAATCTAAGGTTCTATACACGGCTGGTAAGGTTCTCACCATATCCAAGCAAGGAAGGGTTATATTAAAACTTGGGGAGCATGTTCCTCGGCTGGGGGAGCGGGTCTACGATAGAAACCTCAAGTATATCGGAGTCGTCGTGGACGTCATAGGTAATGTAAAATCCCCATATGCCGTGATTAGACCACTTTCTTCTAAGGACCTAAGGGGGCTTGTAGACGAAACTCTCTACTTCAGGGGATGA
- a CDS encoding signal recognition particle protein Srp19 (binds to 7S RNA to mediate binding of the signal recognition particle protein Srp54): MKLPGKAVIWLVYLDANLPRRLGRKVPKSLAVEAPSIGELVEACKRLKLDFQLREDARYPRIWWGRRGYVIVEKFASKSKLLKTLALEIRRLRSEKIKYGRK; the protein is encoded by the coding sequence GTGAAGCTTCCTGGTAAAGCGGTCATATGGCTCGTGTATCTGGACGCTAACCTCCCCCGTAGACTTGGCAGAAAAGTTCCGAAGAGTTTAGCTGTCGAGGCTCCGTCCATCGGCGAGCTTGTTGAGGCATGTAAGCGGCTTAAACTCGACTTTCAGCTAAGAGAGGATGCTAGGTATCCTAGAATCTGGTGGGGAAGAAGGGGGTACGTCATCGTAGAAAAGTTTGCATCTAAAAGCAAGCTTTTGAAGACCCTTGCTTTAGAGATAAGGCGGCTGAGGAGCGAGAAAATCAAATACGGGCGTAAATGA
- a CDS encoding cation:proton antiporter, producing the protein MLSQIYALALMLSAVFITYIASRRFNLPVIVLEVLAGIILGKSVLNIVSYDMWLDFLADFGLMYLMFLAGLEMGVKEFRKGSVLLALGSLITPFLLGALLGLLLDVPPLLLGTLLSTTSIGVVLPVLKDLNHDNDFKRLTLESAFLVDTFSMFLLTLSLEVSRGTTLTLLAFSLVFALTLFILPVTLRSLNVSEKMQRWSSEKEHFDYEVRLCFALIVFLAVVFEILGFHMVLGSFLAGLIVSELTVKGGALEGRLSDFGYGFFIPLFFIAVGLTVNVRALIRPEWLSMLLLLLAMGVGGKLLGVVVIGKILGLSTNTGLAMGILHSARLSLILAGAKIGLELGLLTEEVYSTTVVFAITTVLLCPAIARKFMRKAEDDVKRSVKV; encoded by the coding sequence ATGCTTTCCCAGATATACGCTCTTGCGTTGATGCTTTCGGCCGTGTTCATTACATATATCGCGTCGCGTAGGTTCAACCTACCGGTTATAGTCTTAGAAGTGTTGGCGGGTATAATACTCGGCAAATCTGTTTTGAACATCGTATCCTACGACATGTGGTTGGACTTTCTAGCCGACTTTGGTCTCATGTATCTCATGTTTCTAGCCGGGTTAGAGATGGGTGTGAAGGAATTCCGTAAGGGCAGCGTTTTACTGGCTCTAGGATCGTTGATAACGCCCTTTCTCCTAGGCGCTCTCTTAGGCTTGCTTTTAGACGTTCCCCCTCTGCTACTCGGAACTCTTCTTTCGACTACTTCGATAGGTGTTGTTCTACCTGTGTTAAAAGACCTTAACCATGATAATGACTTCAAGCGTCTGACTCTAGAGTCCGCATTCCTAGTAGACACCTTCAGCATGTTTCTTCTGACACTGTCTCTAGAGGTTTCAAGAGGTACGACCCTGACTCTCCTAGCGTTTTCCCTCGTCTTCGCGTTAACGCTTTTCATATTGCCGGTGACGCTGAGGAGTCTCAACGTCTCTGAAAAGATGCAACGATGGTCTAGTGAAAAAGAGCACTTCGACTACGAGGTTAGGTTATGTTTCGCATTGATAGTCTTCCTTGCAGTGGTTTTCGAGATCTTAGGCTTCCATATGGTGTTGGGGTCTTTCCTCGCGGGGCTTATCGTATCGGAGCTCACGGTAAAGGGAGGTGCTCTGGAAGGACGTCTATCCGACTTCGGATACGGCTTTTTCATCCCTTTGTTCTTCATAGCCGTGGGTTTGACCGTGAATGTCCGTGCGCTTATAAGGCCTGAATGGCTATCTATGCTACTACTCCTTCTAGCGATGGGTGTCGGAGGCAAGCTTCTAGGCGTGGTCGTTATCGGTAAAATTCTAGGCCTATCGACGAATACGGGTTTAGCCATGGGCATCCTTCACTCTGCAAGGCTTAGTTTAATCTTAGCTGGGGCTAAGATAGGGCTGGAACTCGGCTTACTAACCGAAGAGGTATACTCGACTACAGTGGTATTCGCGATAACGACGGTTCTCTTATGCCCGGCTATCGCCAGGAAATTCATGAGAAAAGCCGAAGACGATGTTAAACGTTCGGTAAAGGTTTAA
- a CDS encoding 30S ribosomal protein S8e, which yields MAYWHSDLHKRKRTGGKSRPYRGRRKYERGGYPTETTLGERVIKIDRVRGGNIKIRVVKDSAVNLSDPTTGKTVKCKILRVLKNPANRDYDRRGVITKGTLVETEYGVARITSKPGCDGILNAVLIERKS from the coding sequence TTGGCTTACTGGCACAGTGACCTGCATAAGCGTAAAAGAACAGGTGGAAAGAGCCGTCCTTATCGTGGAAGAAGAAAATACGAACGTGGAGGATATCCGACGGAGACCACCCTTGGCGAGAGGGTTATCAAAATAGACCGGGTTAGAGGAGGCAACATCAAGATAAGGGTTGTTAAAGATAGTGCAGTAAACCTAAGCGACCCTACGACCGGTAAGACCGTTAAATGCAAGATCCTCCGGGTATTGAAGAACCCTGCCAACAGAGACTATGACCGGAGGGGTGTGATAACTAAAGGCACGTTAGTCGAAACTGAATATGGTGTTGCAAGGATAACTAGCAAACCCGGTTGCGACGGCATATTGAACGCGGTTCTCATAGAGCGTAAAAGCTGA
- the larC gene encoding nickel pincer cofactor biosynthesis protein LarC — protein MKVLYIDCSLAGISGDMMLSALLNLGAELDLGKLSESIKESMEGVEHLNITYNLVRKQGFRAGFLKVDIEDSKRHRTGLEVRNALEKTLESMGVSCEAKVFAMKVIDTILKAESMIHDEPVEHLHLHEMASPDTLVDIAGIASALDRLNIFKDAKVYGSPVAVGSGMFKTEHGYLVSPAPATLEILKSRRYPFKGGPVEGELATPTGVAVLVNLVDEPVYAPPLIKPFKVGYGAGFKDLPGLPNILRLIYGESPLPYVAEEVYILETNLDDVSGEVLGHTVDRLMKAGARDVCIIPSTTKKNRPGYVLKAITDFEKFDEVLEAIFTETGTLGVRVLKAPRYVVSREIKSVRVRLNDAEFSVRVKVARDLEGRLVRVKPEYEDLKKISESIGVPVRTLSNVVWVKVKDKLEKEV, from the coding sequence ATGAAGGTTTTATACATCGACTGCTCTCTAGCTGGGATCTCCGGAGATATGATGCTATCTGCTCTATTAAACCTTGGGGCCGAATTAGACCTTGGAAAGCTTTCCGAATCCATTAAAGAGAGCATGGAAGGTGTTGAACATCTAAACATCACGTATAACCTGGTCCGCAAACAGGGGTTCAGAGCGGGCTTTCTTAAGGTAGACATCGAAGACTCCAAACGTCATAGAACTGGGCTTGAGGTTAGAAATGCGTTGGAGAAGACCTTAGAATCCATGGGGGTAAGTTGTGAAGCGAAGGTTTTTGCCATGAAGGTCATCGACACGATTCTGAAGGCTGAGAGCATGATACACGATGAACCCGTCGAGCATCTCCACCTTCACGAGATGGCGTCTCCGGATACGCTGGTCGACATAGCAGGCATCGCGTCGGCCTTAGACCGCTTAAACATATTCAAGGATGCCAAAGTTTACGGCAGCCCGGTGGCCGTAGGCTCAGGTATGTTCAAAACCGAACACGGCTATCTCGTAAGCCCGGCGCCTGCGACCCTTGAGATACTTAAATCTCGACGATATCCGTTTAAAGGCGGCCCGGTCGAAGGGGAACTTGCCACACCGACAGGCGTAGCCGTGTTAGTGAATCTTGTAGACGAGCCTGTTTACGCTCCTCCACTAATCAAGCCTTTTAAAGTCGGATATGGTGCTGGTTTCAAAGACCTGCCTGGGTTGCCTAACATCCTACGGCTCATCTATGGTGAGAGTCCACTACCGTATGTGGCCGAAGAGGTCTATATATTAGAGACAAACCTAGATGACGTCAGCGGTGAGGTACTGGGTCATACGGTCGATAGACTTATGAAAGCTGGTGCCAGAGATGTCTGTATAATTCCGTCCACCACTAAGAAGAACAGGCCAGGTTACGTGTTGAAGGCCATAACAGACTTCGAGAAATTCGACGAGGTTTTGGAGGCGATTTTCACGGAAACGGGTACTTTAGGGGTTCGGGTTTTGAAGGCTCCAAGATATGTGGTTTCCAGAGAGATCAAGAGTGTGAGGGTAAGGCTAAACGATGCTGAGTTCTCAGTCAGGGTTAAGGTAGCGCGTGACCTCGAAGGTCGTCTAGTCAGGGTTAAACCTGAATACGAAGATTTGAAGAAGATATCTGAGTCTATCGGTGTACCTGTTAGAACACTCTCGAACGTTGTCTGGGTGAAGGTAAAGGATAAGCTGGAGAAAGAAGTTTGA